One Pseudomonas sp. AN-1 genomic region harbors:
- a CDS encoding Re/Si-specific NAD(P)(+) transhydrogenase subunit alpha has translation MQIGIPLETHAGETRVAATPETVKKLVAQGHQVVVQSGAGVAASVPDDAYVAAGARIGSAAEALGAGLVLKVAAPDADELQLMQPGAVLVGMLNPFDNANLARMTERGITAFALEAAPRTSRAQSLDVLSSQANIAGYKAVMLAANHYPRFMPMLMTAAGTVKAARVLVLGAGVAGLQAIATAKRLGAVIEASDVRPAVKEQIESLGAKFVDVPFETDEERECAQGVGGYARPMPKSWMERQARAVHEKAKQADIVITTALIPGRPAPILLHEDTVAAMKPGSVVIDLAAAQGGNCPLTVADQVVMRHGVTIVGHSNLPALVPADASALYARNLLDFLKLVIDGEGKFQLNREDDIVAACLMCEGGQLVRRNAA, from the coding sequence ATGCAAATCGGTATACCGCTCGAAACCCACGCCGGGGAAACCCGCGTGGCCGCCACGCCGGAAACGGTCAAGAAACTCGTCGCCCAGGGCCACCAGGTCGTCGTCCAGTCGGGAGCCGGCGTTGCCGCCAGCGTCCCGGACGACGCCTATGTCGCCGCCGGCGCGCGCATCGGCTCGGCCGCCGAGGCCCTCGGCGCCGGCCTGGTGCTCAAGGTCGCCGCGCCCGACGCCGACGAGCTGCAACTGATGCAGCCCGGCGCCGTGCTGGTCGGCATGCTCAACCCGTTCGACAACGCCAACCTGGCGCGCATGACCGAGCGCGGCATCACCGCCTTCGCCCTCGAGGCGGCGCCGCGCACCTCGCGCGCGCAGAGCCTCGACGTGCTGTCGTCGCAGGCCAACATCGCCGGCTACAAGGCGGTGATGCTCGCCGCCAACCACTACCCGCGCTTCATGCCGATGCTGATGACCGCCGCCGGCACGGTGAAGGCCGCCCGCGTGCTGGTGCTCGGCGCCGGCGTCGCCGGCCTGCAGGCGATCGCCACCGCCAAGCGCCTCGGCGCGGTGATCGAGGCCTCGGACGTGCGGCCGGCGGTGAAGGAGCAGATCGAGTCCCTCGGCGCCAAGTTCGTCGACGTGCCGTTCGAGACCGACGAGGAGCGCGAATGCGCCCAGGGCGTCGGCGGCTACGCGCGGCCGATGCCCAAATCCTGGATGGAGCGCCAGGCCAGGGCGGTGCACGAGAAGGCCAAACAGGCCGACATCGTCATCACCACCGCGCTGATCCCCGGCCGTCCGGCGCCGATCCTGCTGCACGAGGACACCGTGGCGGCGATGAAGCCCGGCTCGGTGGTCATCGACCTGGCCGCGGCGCAGGGCGGCAACTGCCCGCTGACCGTCGCCGACCAGGTGGTGATGCGCCACGGCGTGACCATCGTCGGCCACAGCAACCTGCCGGCGCTGGTGCCGGCCGACGCCTCGGCCCTGTACGCGCGCAACCTGCTGGACTTCCTCAAGCTGGTCATCGACGGCGAAGGCAAGTTCCAGCTCAACCGCGAAGACGACATCGTCGCCGCCTGCCTGATGTGCGAGGGCGGCCAGCTGGTCCGTCGCAACGCCGCCTGA
- a CDS encoding NAD(P) transhydrogenase subunit alpha, which translates to MDPISDGLYNLIIFVLAIYVGYHVVWNVTPALHTPLMAVTNAISAIVIVGAMLAAALTETGLGKTMGTLAVALAAVNVFGGFLVTRRMLEMFKKKDKPAKAEAH; encoded by the coding sequence ATGGACCCGATCTCCGACGGTCTCTACAACCTGATCATCTTCGTGCTGGCGATCTACGTCGGCTACCACGTGGTATGGAACGTCACTCCCGCGCTGCACACCCCGCTGATGGCGGTGACCAACGCCATCTCCGCCATCGTCATCGTCGGCGCCATGCTGGCCGCCGCGCTGACCGAAACCGGCCTGGGCAAGACCATGGGCACCCTGGCCGTGGCGCTGGCCGCGGTCAACGTGTTCGGTGGCTTCCTGGTCACCCGGCGCATGCTGGAAATGTTCAAGAAGAAAGACAAGCCGGCCAAGGCGGAGGCGCACTGA